Within Sander lucioperca isolate FBNREF2018 chromosome 22, SLUC_FBN_1.2, whole genome shotgun sequence, the genomic segment ttatttttacaagagaCGCACACTGACAGCAGCAATGAGGCTGACTGGAGGAGGGAGTGGGAGGGGGAGGTGGTGCTGAGTCACAAGAGCTCAACCAGGGGATGGGGTGGGCATCCTCTTTTCAAAGAGTTTTTCCCCAGTCTCTATTGAGGTAGAGCATGTGCTGGAGGGTAGCTTGGTGGTGGTGAAGGCAATATTTGAGCagtttaatgttgtttttatgaaTGTGTATGCTCCTACTACAGGACCTGATAGAGTGTGTTTTTTACAGGTTTTAAATACTACTTTATGTGCAGTTAAGATtgaagattttttatttttaggagGGGATTTTAATTGTACGGAAAATGATGTTTTAGACAGGAATCACTCAGAACCTCACAGTGCATCGCAGCGAGAACTGAGGCAAACGCTGGAAACCCATGACTTAATAGATGTTTGGAGAAGGAGGAATGGTGATGAAAGGCAGTATACTTGGGCTCACACTAGAGGGAATGTAATATCCCTGGCTAGGTTGGACCGTTTCTATTGTTTTAAacatcattttaatatttttcaagaGTGCAGAATGTTTCCTGTGGGTTTTACTGATCATTCCCTGGTCATGTGCAATGTGTTGATTACAAATATAAAACCTAAAAgtgctttttggcattttaacaCAACGCTGTTTTTTTGGGGTATTTTTAGAACCAGAAAACAAGAGTTTAACTCTCTGAGGCAGTGGTGGGATTGTGGGAAGGCAGAGATAAAACAACTCTGTCAACAACACACTCTCAATGTCACACGGGACATCACCAGGTCAATGAGGGATCTGGAGATTGAAATTGTGGAATTGCAGAATTTGGTAGATTCCACTGGAAATCGGGGTCATATTGTAGATCTCAAATCGAAAAAGTCTGCCCTTAGAGACCTACTAGGCACCAAGGTTCAGGGGGCGTTGGTCCGGTCACGTTTCCAGAGTGTGGCACTGATGGATGCACCGTCTAAGTTCTTCTTTGGTCTTGAGAAGAAAAATGGGCAGAGCAGATTTCTTCATGCTCTGCGCTCTGCTACTGGACGAGAACTCAGAGAGCCAAATGAGATGAGGAGGCATGCGGTGGGCTTCTACTCAGAGCTTTATAGCAGTGAgtataaagaagaagaagaactgtTTGAATCCTTCTGTGAAGGGTTGCCCAAAGTCCCAGACGACATGAACGTTGTGCTTGAGGAACCACTGGCATTGCAGGAACTGTTCACAGCCCTGCAGAGTATGGAGGGGGGGAAGGCCCCGGGCATTGATGGCTTTCCAGTGGAGTTTTACAAGGAGTTCTGGAGGGATTTGGGTGAAGATCTTTTAACGGTTTTTAATGAGAGTTTTAAAGACATGTTGCTGCCGATAAGTTGCAGGAGAGCAGTAATAACTCTCTTACCGAAGAACGGGGATCTACAAGAGATCAGAAACTGGCGTCCTGTGTCTCTTCTCTGTATAGACTATAAAATCCTGTCCAAAGCATTGGCCAACAGACTGAGAGATGTGCTGGAGATGGTGATCCATGAAGACCAGACATATTGTGTGCCTGGTAGGTCCATCCTGGACAATGTGTCCTTAATTAGAGATATTTTGGACGTCTCTAGTTCTTTGGGTATTGAGACTGGTCTTATTTCTTTGGaccaggaaaaggcttttgaccgggTTGAGCACCTTTGAGTTTTGGCTTCAGCCCGTGTCTTATAGCTATGATCAAGGTTTTGTACAATGACATTGAGAGTGTGTTGAAAATCAGTGGTGGTCTGAGTGCCCCTTTTAAGGTGCACAGGGGGGTGAGGCAGGGCTGTCCTCTCTCAGGCATGTTGTATTCGCTTTCTATAGAGCCCATGTTATGTAAGGTCAGGGCTAGTATCGAGGGGTTGTCGGTAAAGGGTTTTAACAAAAAACATGTCTTATCTGTGTATGCGGACGATGTCATTGTGTTTGTAAAAAAGTATTGTTAAAGATTTTGGAATAATATCAGCTGCAAAGGTCAATTGGGCAAAAAATGAAGCATTGGCAGTTGGGAGTTGGAGGAGGGGTCTGCCCAGTCTTCCAGGAGGATTGGTGTGGAAAAGGGATGGGCTTAAATATCTTGGTGTGTACGTTGGTAATGAGAATATAGTCAAAAAGAACTGGGAGGGAGTGGTAGAGAAAGTAGAAGGAACACTCAATAAGTGGAAATGGCTGAAACCACAACTGTCATTTAGAGGCAGAGCACTAATTATTAATAATCTGGTAGCATCTGCTCTGTGGCATCGGTTGGCCTGTATGGAGCCCCCAAAAGGGCTCATTCAAAAGGtacaagctgttttagtgaatTTCTTTTCGGACAAGTTACATTGGGTATCTCagagtgttttatttttaccaaAGGAGGAGGGTGGCCAAGGTCTGGTACACATAGAAAGTAGAGTGGCAACTTTCAGAGTACAGTTTGTACAGAAATATCTCACAGGTCCAACATGTGGTTTGGAGGGATGTGGCAAGTAGCTTGTTAAGGGAGACAGCTGGTCTGGGTTTGGACACTGCACTGTTTCTGATGGATTTTAAGTTTTTAAACCTGCGTGGTTTACCTCCTTTTTATCAAGCACTTTTTAAGGTATGGAACTTTTTTAAGTGGAAGAGACTTGAGCCTACGTGCTCTCTGCACTGGCTATTAGAAGAGCCCCTCATAAATGGGGCTAGGATGGACCTTCAGGACAGCACGACACCAGGCCTCACCAACATGCTGTGTACCGCTGGAGATGTCACCCTGAGGAGAATCGTGGATGTAGCAGGGCCTGGGCTGACGGATACAGCGGCTGTGGTTTCCCTTCTGGGGCAGAGGTCTATTCGACAGACCAGGAACGTTTTACAGAAGTGGACTGAGAGACTGACGGAGGGGGAATGTAACATGCTCCGGGAGTACTGTGTTGGCGTGGAAACGCCTGATGGGAGTGATCCTTTTCCAGAGTTGGGATTTACTCCTAAACTGGATGGATTTACTGgggattttttaaatgtgatggACTCTAAGTATGTGGACTTGTATACTGTGAAAGGAAAGGTTGTGtacaaatgttgtgtaaaattcCTGAACAGAGATAAACTGGACTTAAGAGTGGACACAGTGTGGAGACAGAGACTGAGGGTGGACAGTGGTGTGAAACCTGCATGGAGGGTTCTTTATAAATCTCCTCTGAAGAAAAGGACTGGGGATTTACAGTGGAGGATTTTACATGGAGCTATTGCTataaatgcttttatttctgTGATCAACCCAACAGTTGTAAGTGGTTGTCCATTCTGTGGTGAAGTAGAGAcagtttttcactgtttttatgAATGCCAGAGACTCTGGGTGCTGTTTGATGTGCTGGAGAGGGTTTTTATACAGTTTGGTGAGAAGTGGTCTAAGGTTGTCTTCATTTTTGGTGCCGGCTATAGAAAAGTTGATGCCTCTAAATGGAAATTACTTAACCTGATTGTAGGAGAGGCAAAAATGTGCATCTACAGTAGCAGGAAGAATAAAGTAgaagacaggacaggacaggaagCACTTCCTGTTTTCATCTCTTTAGTGAAAGCCAGAGTCTGGGTTGATTTTAGGTtttataaagaaatgaataacaTTGATGAGTTTCGGAAACAGTGGTGCTATAAAGATGCATTATGTTCTGTAGTAGGAGATGATTTAATATTTGACGGAGTATTTAGGTAgggatgtgtttgtttgttgtgttgatTACCTGTTTGTTTATGTGCAATATTTTCTGAGACAGTATTTATtgtgatggaaaaaaaatacatagttttttaaaataaaggttttataaaaatcaaaaaaaaaaaaaaaaatctctctgtctctctatctctctgtctctctctgtctctctctctctctctctctgtcttgctctctctctctctgtctctctatctctctgtctctctctgtctgtctctctctctctctctctctctgtctctctctctctctctgtctctctctctctctctctctctatctctctctctgtctctctctgtctctatgtgtctctctctgtctctctctctctctgtctctctctctctctgtctctctctctctctgtctctctctctctctctctctctgtctctctctctctgtctctctatctctctgtctctctctgtctctctctctgtctcgctctctctctctctgtctctctctgtctctctctctctctctctctgtctctctctctctgtctctctatctctctgtctctctctgtctctctctctgtctcgctctctctctctctgtctctctctgtctctctctctctctatctcgctctctctctgtctctgtctctctctctctcaatctctctgtctctctatctctctgtctctctctgtctctctctctctgtcttgctctctctctctctgtctctctctctctgtctctctatctctctgtctctctctgtctgtctctctctctctctctctctctgtctctctctctctctctctctctctctctctctctctatctctctctctgtctctctctgtctctgtgtctctctctgtctctctctctctctgtctctctctctctgtgtctctctctgtctctctctctctctgtctctctctctctgtctctctctctctctctctctctctctctgtctctctgtctctctctctgtctcgctctctctctctctgtctctctctgtctctctctctctctgtctcgctctctctctgtctctgtctctctctctctctctctctctctgtctctctctctctctctctctctctctctctctctgtctctctctctgtctctctctctctctctctctctctctctctctctctctctctctgtctctctctctctctctgtctctctctctctctctgtctctctctctctctctctctctgtctctctctctctctctctctctctctctctgtctttctctctctctctctctctctgagtcggagctgagtgtgtgagcgtgtgtgagtgagctgctgtatttgtagtttttcttacttttctttttgttgtttttgataatttcatttagttttggttagtttaatggtataggtcactttatatttaatttatagtacTTTTTGGTGGttagtttggtttatttgggTGGTTTTGTCTCCTGCCGGCGTCTCGCCGGTCGGCGTGTGCAGCCGCCATGGTGAATGGAGAGGGGTTCTCCACGCTCACCAGGAAACATGGCATTAAGATCTGTCCTAGTTTCCCGTGTAGCGTGGAGGACATTAGTTTAGCTGTGGGGGAAAAGGTCGGGCACGGTAGTATTATGTCGGCCGCTCGGATGAACGGCGCCGTGGTCATCTTCCTGGACCGAGAGGACAAGGTGAACCAAGTCATCGAGGCAGGCATCACCGTGAGAGAAATGTTTGTTCAGGTGCTACCACTGACACAACCGGCCACCAAGGTAGTCCTGTCAAACGTCCCACCGTTCATCTCTGATGGCttcctcagcagagagttgtccAGACACGGGAAGATAGTCTCCCCCGTTAAAAAGATCCTGTCTGGATGTAAATCTCCGTTGCTGAAGCACGTCGTGTCTCACCGCAGACAGCTATATATGATACTGAACCATCGGAACGAGGAGTTAAACCTCCGTTTCCATGTTAAAGTAGATGATTATGAATACGTGATTTTTGCAACGTCATCAGAGATGAAATGTTTCGGTTGTGGAGAGGTGGGACACACGGTGAGGGCCTGCCCGAGACGAGGTGATCCGAATCCTCCCGGTCCGGGAGCCCCCGCTCCCCCGGGGGAACCGGGTGAGCCGGGGCCGGCGGCCGCGTCCGAGCGGCCGATGACCACTCCGCGCGCTGCACAGCGGCGTGATGATGCCGTGCCCGACCAGACACACGGGGTGAGTAATGTAAATACActgggtgtttgtgtgaatgaagTGGGAGGGGAGGGTgagggaagtgtgtgtgaggcagTGAAAAGTGGTGTGGGTgaagaaatggaaaaagaaaaaaaaaaaaaaattgggtgaAGGTGTGTGTAGGGAGCAGACAGGTGAGATGGAGGAATCAGCTGAGGCTGAGCTACCTGTCCCTGCAGTCGCAGCAGCTGacgcagagaggagggaggaggttggTTTGGATGAAAATGACAAAGTTCTAAATTTGTCtgcaaggaaaaggaaaaaaaaagagaacctCAGGAATAGGGGCTCTCAGGCCAAAAAAATGGcagtgagagaggaggaagaaggggaggtggaggagggagaggtggaggagggagaggtggaggagtTAGATAttgaggaagatgaggaagaagaggactgTACTGCACTCAGTCAGCCTCTGACTGACTCCCAGGTCTCTGTGGGGTCAGTACAAGGAGAACTGTACCAGGTACAACAAATAAGACAGTTCCTCCAGAAAactaaaaatagtaaaaacataAACCTTGAAGACTATTTTGAGAGCAAAAGTGTTTTACTGATCTCAATACGATCTCAGATGAATCTGAGAGGTGAGGGAGGCTTCACTCTACCGGAGTTTTTCCGTTTAAAGAAACTGGTTCTGAGGATCAAACTAGAGCTTTTAAATgatggagaaagtgagagaatgTAAGACCGTCCGTTTGTTGTTGGTCTTAATTTTTGtgtcgtttttttgtgtgtctttcctCACATCTGAAATGatgaataattttaaaatctCCACTCTTAATATAAATGGTGGCAGAGATGTGAAGAAGAGGGCTTGcctttttgagtttttaaaaCTTAAAGGAGTTGATATTGCAATGTTGCAAGAAACGCACAGTGAGACTTTAAATGAGACCGACTGGAGGAGGGAATGGGATGGGGAGGTGGTTTTAAGTCATCTTAGCAGCATCAGCGGAGGAGTGGCAGTCCTATTTGCAAGAAACTTTCTACCAAAGTCTCATACTGTAGACGAAAGAATAAAGGGCCGACTCTTAGTAGTCAGAGCCCAGTATGAAGTTTTTAATCTggtttttataaatgtatacGCTCCAAACTCAGGACCTGATAGAGTTCTTTTTTTAGATGAGCTCAGTACGGTTTTAAGTGAGTGTGAACCAGAGGAGTTTTATTTTTGGGAGGGGATTTTAACTGTACACATGATGATGATTTGGATCGGAATCATAACGAACCACATGCTGCTTCTAAAAGAGCCATGCAGCGGCTGATGGAGACACATAGTCTCTCAGATGTATGGAGAGACCGCCATGcacagcagagacagtacaCATGGGTCCACAGCAGAGACAACCGGTTAACTATGGCTAGGCTAGacaggttttattgttttaagcaccattttaatgtttttaaagggTGTACTATATTGCCTGTCGGTTTTCTGATCATTCATGTGTGTATTGTGATGTTTACATCGCCAATATAAAACCCAGATCTGCGTATTGGCATTTTAACACGGCTTTGCTTTTAGATGCACATTTTagggatgtttttattttttttggaaagtttttagagacagaaggagagattttAGTTCACTGAGGCAGTGGTGGGACATTGGTAAGGTTGAAATCAGGCAGCTTTGTCAGCAGTACACTCTCAATGTTTCTCGAGACATTGCCAAGTCTATGAACGATCTGGAGATAACTATAGTGGACCTGCAGAGTTCTGCAGACTCCACAGGAAATCGAGGCTGTTTTGAAGACCTCAAGTCTAAAAAAGCCGTCTTGGCAGACCTGCTGGGCATGAGAGCACAGGGGGCATTGATCCGGTCCCGTTTTCAGACTGCTGTTTAATGGACTCTCCAACTAAGTTCTTTTTAGTTGGAGAAGA encodes:
- the LOC118494306 gene encoding uncharacterized protein LOC118494306, translated to MERGSPHSPGNMALRSVLVSMVNGEGFSTLTRKHGIKICPSFPCSVEDISLAVGEKVGHGSIMSAARMNGAVVIFLDREDKVNQVIEAGITVREMFVQVLPLTQPATKVVLSNVPPFISDGFLSRELSRHGKIVSPVKKILSGCKSPLLKHVVSHRRQLYMILNHRNEELNLRFHVKVDDYEYVIFATSSEMKCFGCGEVGHTVRACPRRGDPNPPGPGAPAPPGEPGEPGPAAASERPMTTPRAAQRRDDAVPDQTHGVSNVNTLGVCVNEVGGEGEGSVCEAVKSGVVGEEEWAEQDDSCSEISRRTALTTASQIRERAVDFYSDLYSTEYTEDNESFTRFCRDLPTVSGDDNEELEGPLTEEEVFRALQGMQGGKAPGIDGLPPELQDAVQSPGIQAEAGVGRVIHKAQTYCVPGRSIIDNVSLIRDILAVSGSLGVDTGLVSLDQEKAFDRVEHRYLWKVLERFGLSPGFIAKIKVMYENIESVLKKIFGKSTEGEVECEYVNPARHSNQVDSEILGNE